TGAGCAGGTCAAGCATGCACATGACATGTGGAAGGTGGTAACATGGGTACTGTGTGTAGGACTAGCATAGTGTTAGTGTGCATGTATTATGCGTAGAAGGAAAATTTCGAGCTCATTAGAAGGCGGTTGGTGAGTTGGATACATGATTTGAAACCAAGATTGGAGAAGTTGGCTTATCCATGGTACAAGGACATCTTCCAAGATTTTTAGAGGAAGTTAATGTGTATAGGAAAGAAATGCACGAAAAATTGAACATACCCATACACGTTCCTACTTTACTGGATTTTAGGGGAACTTTTGATATGGAGTTGGGCAGGTAACTCAAAtaggtttgaaatttaattatattagtCAAATAGGTCTGGAGTAGGGCAGGTAACTCAAAtaggtttgaaatttaattatattagtCAAATAGGCCTGTTACTGAATCAAGTAAGTTGTAGTTTGTGTCAATACTATGAGAATATTTAAGTTGTAGTTTGTGTTACTGAAGCTTGGTAGGAATTTAGGaatttaaaggataatgaagaatttaaaggataatgaagcaACGGAATGGGCCGAATTAAGCCTTGACCTTGCCCCTGCCCCTGCCCCTGTGATATTGTCAAACAAAGCAGACTCGCTGACTTGGCCCCCCAGCGTTGACGGGGTCTTTTCTACAAAATCCTTGATGATGGACATGAGGGAAAAAGTAGAAGCAATAAATCGCACGCTAGCAAAGATAGTTTGGAAAGGGCATCAGCCTAAAAAGGTGAAGTTCTTCCGTTGGAAAATAGCGCATAAAGCCATTAGCACAAGtgaaaatctccaaaaaagAACGCCTTACATCACTCTTTCTCCAAATTGGTGTCCATTatgtaagaaagaaaatgaatcacAAAGCCACTTGTTTATGCAATGCACATACGCTCAGAATTTTTGTATATGACCTTAATGTACCACCTTTTCAAGAATGCGAAAGTCCTATTATGGAAAAACCTCATCATGACCTTCTTTTGGAATCtgtgaaaagaaagaaattagagaATATCTGCAGAAAAAACACAGACCTACACAAAACTTTTCAACAATGTTGTTTACCCagctatatcttggtgtaaactgtctaatatttttacttcctatagttatacTTCCCTCATTGCAAATTGagaaggtcttttgtaaacacCATAATTATAcatcccttttgtaaatttcaatcatcaatgaaattgtctcttataaaaaataaaaaattattttggataagcaacaatttcattgattaaATCAAATGACACAACAGGAAAGACCCATCCAAAGGCATAACAAAAGAATTCTCCAATTTGTTGAGGGAGAATTCAAGCTGTTAAAAGGAGTCCTGTGTTTACACTAATACAAAGCATAAAAAAGAGTGGCTTCTAAGATTTCCATCGAGGAGCTTTCTCTGCTTTGGAAAATCCTCGAGTTCCTTTCATTCTGTATCTTCCCTAAGACAACCATCACAATGAAGGACCACAAAGTTCTCTTCGTAGACTTGGAGGGATGATCAATCAGCAGCAAATGAAGCCATTCATGAGATTTTGCAGGAGGCGCAATACTCCACCGGAAAGATACCAAGACATCAGCCCATAATTTTCTCGGGAATGAGCAATGGATAAAGATGTGACTTTGTGTCTCCCCTGTTTCCTTGCAAAGACTGCTCCAATTTGGTGAGAGATATGCCCAAGGGTTTCTTTTTTGCAACCTAACGTAAGTGTTTAGACCAGAATGGCAACTGAGAGGCTTGTCACTAATTCATTGGTCATTCCAGAAAGTTGTCTTGTCATCTCCTATTTTGTGTGTGACTGTGTGAAATAAGGCCACTGTGTTTAAGAATGTAGTTCCAAGGACTGTTTGTGGATGCTTTGTGTTGTGAGGTCACTTTCTGCTGATCAAAATGAAGGGAGGCAAATTTTGCTTCATCCTTCTCCAAAGCGCATCAGTTTCAAAATTTGGCTTtagtcaaaataaaaatatttataatagaTGGTTCTAGAGCCATGAGAGTGAGGGATGAAATGTGATAGCGAGATATCTACAACTCTCGATTGTTTGGGTTGGATCTGGTGCATCATTGCTTTGGTGTGGAGCTTATTAGTGAAGAGGGCTTGGCTAGGTTAGGCTGTATAATTGAGGAGAGATATTCCCGGTGTCTTTTGCTTTTCCAGCAAATTTCGAAACAAGCCTTGTAACACTCTACACTTGTACAAAAATTTCGATCCATGTTTGACTTTGGTCTGTGACATTCTTTCCTAGTTAACATATTAATGTTCTCATCAGTTCACCCtcaatattattctcttttattGTCTTAGTTCAATATTTTACTCAAATTTGGGCTTGTGATTCATCATTCTCTTTAGTTGCATTTTGCACTTGACTTGATCCCATATTAAGCTTGATGGACTATTTACATGTTGCCATCACTCTTGCTTGCTTCTTAGGTGGGGTGCAACCCACTCTCTTTATAGTCTGGTTGCAGCACctagaactttttttttaggcATGATGCCGACCacaatttattgttttttttatttttttttaactggaAATTTTGGCAAAAGACCTTCAACCTTTGGCTAAGGTTCTCTCCAGGACACCTCTCTCTTTTGTTCCTTCACTCCTTTACCTCTCCTCACTCTTTCTGTCTCCCACTCTAGTACCTCTTCCTCGTGCTCGGCCTCTCTTTCTTGCTCCCTCTTTTTATTACCTCTACCTCGCTCTTTGACTCTCTGTCACTCCAAAACTTCCGCACTCTCTTTTTACATCTTTCTATCTCTCTTTGTTGGCCCTTTTCTCTCATTTGCCCCCTTTTTCTCCATACATTTCCTCACTTTCTtggaagattttttttgtaagtagCCTCTTTGGGAGGGGGTTCTTTCTACCCCTGCCCTTAGGTTGTTTCTTCTCGGGCTTTCTTCATTGTCTCCTAGATATAAAAAAAGCTTCACTCTATTACTttgatttatcttttttttatttattattattatttatttttttttttttttgtatattgTATGCCTCAACTCTCTAAGCTTCACTTTATTATACCTTTtctataaagattttttttttttttttttttttNNNNNNNNNNNNNNNNNNNNNNNNNNNNNNNNtttttttttttttttttttttttttttttttttttttttttttttttttttttttttgtatattgTGTGCATCAGCTCACTAAGGCTCACACTTCATTTCACTTTATTTTCATGCGTGCTTAATAATTTGGTTTGTCATCTCTTATCCAAGAAgcgtttagtttttttttttttttttttNttttttttttttttttttttttttttttttttttttttttttttttttatgtattagTTGATATTGGTTCCAACTTTGTACATTTTGGTCTGTGTTGCGTCACTCTGTGTGGAGAATTATAGTATACTAAGTgccatcatttttttaacattctttttaatattgtatttcttgtttatctcATTCAGATTTTTGCTCTGAAACCAGCTGTTCACCAGGCATTCCTTAATCATGTTCCCAATAAGGTAGTACTGATATTGTAAATAGGAACTAATTTTTCCACttccttcttgtttctttgaacCTTGTATGTGATGGAGGTAATTTAGTTAATCAAACATACATTATTGTTTTCCTCATAAAAACAGATGTCGGAGAAAGACTTTTggacaaaatattttagagcAGAATACCTTCATAGTACAAAAAATTCTATCGCGGCTGCAGCAGAAGCTGCTGAAGATGAAGAACTTGCCCTTTTTCTGAAGGACGATGAAATATTGGCAGCTGAAACTCGGAAAAAGGTGGTTTCTTGAAAAATGTCAAttcacccccccccccccccccccccccccccccccccccNccccccccccccccaatATACTTTGGGTGGTATTTTTATGATCACTCTTTTCATTACATACTAAATTCTATTTACTTCGTGCATGTTATTTTAGATTCGGCGTGTTGATCCTACATTGGATTTGGAAGCTGATTTAGGAGACGATTACACACACCTTCCAGTatgttactttttaaatttaaattggtgGCTTGCTTATGTAATTGGCTGATCCAAGTTTTTCTTAAACCTAGGATCATGGAATCTTTCGAGATGGTGGCAAGGAAATAACTGAATCAAATAACGAACAATGTAGAAGGACTCTGTCACAAGACCTTAATCGTCAAGGTGCAGTTGTTCTTGAAGGAAGAACTATAGGTTAGTTTCCAACTTGCAGAGAATATATTCTTCCATTGTAGTTATCAGCTAAAAGTCTTTACAACTTTGTAGATACTCCTtgttgaatatatataaagatcAAATATACCCTAATCCATTTTGTCCGACTTatataaaacttaattttcttAGAGACGAAATTCCTGCTTTTAGCTTACTTTCTTACAAATATACCTTAAGGCACCTATCATTTTAAACTCTTGAGTTAATGGTGATTTAACATTGTTCTAGTGTAGGTCTTGTGTTTAAACCccaataatgtttttttcctCTCCAGTTGATATTAAGAGGTCAAATATTGGGTATtgtaaatcaaattaatatatgagCCTACATGCGAGGAGtgataagaatatatataaaagataaatatatttgaacttaTCTGCTTAAGCATGTCAGCTTTCTAGAGTTTTGGTTTAGAATGTGTGATTCAATTTATGTTTCAGATTGTTCCTTTCGGTTTAGtgtgtgtatttttttaatttcatcaatgAAAAAATTTCTCTTAAAATTAGCTTAATTTTAGTAGGGTTTTGTGCTTACAAATTTTGATAGGTGATTTTACTCGctttctcaaaatattttgcGATTTGGGGGAAGGTAGAAACAAAGTTTAACTGTTTAACTCTTTGTGCTTGCTTACTTAAGTGGCTCATTTAGCATGTTGTAGAGTAGAAGTTTATAAGATTTCTGAAATCAGGAAAAAGGAGATTAGGGAGGTGTGGAACATAATCTGTTTCATGTGACTTATTGGGTTGCTAAGTCAATTTTGATAAGGAAATTGCTTTATTGACTACTAGAAAGTTcgttgtaaattttttcatcctaattgattattttgttttctgaaTTGTTGCTCTACAAACTTGAGAGCAGATGTAGACTTGGAAGATCCAAGGACAGTAGCGGAAGCACTTGTGCGGTCCAGACATGGTTAGTATGGCTGAtagaaatttctttttccaattcGTTTTCTGCCACCATTTGCACCCTGAGCTTGTCCCGTAGCCTTAATTCTATAATGCATTGAGAAATTAACTACTTGTAATTGATTTCACAGCGGCAGAAGGAAATGAGAAGCAGATAGGACTTGATAGGATTGCTAGGATGACAGCGATTGAGGATCTTCAAGCACCTCATAGCTATCCTTTTGCTCCTCTTTGTATCAAGGTTGGATTTTTATTGGTGAAAGATGTTAAGATCTACAATCATTTTAGCAGAATAACATATGATGCTATGCTTCCATAATAGGATCCTCGAGATTATTTTGATGCCCAACAAGCAAATGCCATTAAAACATTGGATGATACACGAGCTGGAATGCAACAAACTAAATGCAGTTTGAGCACTACAGAAGCATATTGCTCTCTGAGGGAATCCATATCTGAGATCAAATCTTCTGGATTGAATCATCCCATAATTAAACCTGAAGTTGCGCTTATGGTAAAAGCACGTACAGTGTTCTTTTACCAAAATCATGCATTTCTGCTATCTGGATTGACAACTCTTCTCTTGCTACCAAAcatctaattttgtttttgtaggttTATAATGGATTAACTCAAAATATTTCTAGTACCAAATATCAACTAGGGAAAAACCCTCAGGAGAGTATTCTGGAGAGTTTACCAAATCCTACGAAGGAAGAACTTCTACACGTGAGTTGGTGCTACTCTTGCCTTAATAtttgaagatatttttaatggCTAGTTTCTGGAAAGTTCCCTATTTTACTCTTTCACGAACATTTACTgtccataataataataatatattagagTTTGAAATTGGTTTTCTTCCTTACATTTGTGTTCTCGAGTCACTTGTTTCTTCAGACTTCATTTTTTAGTGAGTTATCATTTTAAGCACAGCTTATTGTTTCCAGCATTGGATCTCTATTCAAGAATTACTGAGGCACTTTTGGTCGTCCTATCCAATTACCACATCATATCTTTATACCAAAGTAAGTTCCTATTGCATTAATTGGACATTCCGTCATTTGACAGTATGTTTATCCATTAAGTTTAATATTGAGAAATTATTTCTAATTCGGTAATTCTTGACATTTTCATCTACTTCAAATGATCAtgaatcaattttgttttgactAGTTACTACTCGCTCTTGTGCTAAAAGTTCATGATATTGAATTTAAGATTCACATTGTTTGCGGAAGTCTTCTCTTAAAGCTTCAACCTGAATTGAATAAATGATGTGTGGTGCTCTAATAAGAAAATGTGCTAGTGTATTGCTGGATTGGGCACAATGAAGGCCCCGGTTCATTGATAGATTTGGAGGGTATAATTCATGCTTCTAGAGTCTAGGCCTTGAAGAATGATTAAACCTAGAAGTATAATTCTAGAATTTTTTCTAGTGGCACAAGGCAAGGTgacctcttctctctcttcatgtTTGTTGTTCGTAGTTGATTTATCTTGTTAGACTCTTCACGTAAGGGGCCTTGAAGGAGGAACCTAATTGGGGGTTTCCAAATGAAAGTAGTGCTGTTTATACTTCTTCAATTTGTTGATAACACACTCCAATTATCCTCCTCCTTGGAGAAAGTGCTCAAtcttttttaacattttacaGATCTTTTAGGAGGTTCCTGACTTCAATACTACCTTCCAGTCAAAGTTAGCTTTTGGGCATCAATTGTCCAAACTCTAAGTTGGAAGAGTTGGCAATTAATCTCAGCTATAGTATTGAGCTTTGGCCCTCCCCATATCTTTGTGTTCCCTTAATTGTAGATCTGGAAAAGCCTCATGTTTGAGCCCCTTGGTGTCGGGAGAATATTTTGCAAGCTATAGAAATGGGATATCAAAATCCTTGCCAGGAGTGAGACTTAGCTTTTGATACTGAAATGGTTAGTGTTCCATTAGAATTTGAAACTTGGGATGTGGGACGCCGTGAGAAATTATCAGTTTTCTTGTCCCATCGTGAGGGGTATATAAGATTGCAAACCCCACTGGACAGATGAAGTCTAGACTCTTTCACTACCGTTAGAGATGATTGTGGCGGATGCGATGGAAGCTCATATTGATGTTAATAGGNaaaaaaaaaaaaaaaaaaaaaaaaaaaaaaaaaaaaaaaaaaaaaaaaaaaaaaaaaaaggaaaagaggaagaagaagaagaataactGTGAAAccagtaaaataaaaaatactgcTTAAGCGACCGAAAAAAAATCAGACGGTTCAGATTCAGACTGGTTCGGTATGGCAATTTCAGTTTGCATAGAAAAAAATCCGACCAAATTTAGTTGGTTTTGAGTTTGGCATGATCAGGTTGCTTGTAGCCCGAGTCGGCTGgtaatagatatatatattaagaatcgATTCCTTACCAAATAACTAAAGCGCTTTATTTGGCTTGAACTACAACATTGTATGTACCATGATTTGTGTTCAAGCCCATCTGCCCCAAAATTTTGTGATTACTATACATCCACGAGCATATGTAGGGCctggtgtcacaatcgcactcttgcgGCAACGGGACAATGATTTTGTGGCACTTGTTCTAAACCAACGAACAAGTCATCCGTGTAAAATTCGTACTTCGCGAACAATATCGGCTCTCGGGTcacgtttgagagaaatgtATAGAAAACGTGTGCAAGGAAAATAcgttaaaaacattttaaagaaagcaatgttataagctaaaactAAGTAGGCGACAACAACGcctttgatagcatataacccaggtaggaagaattgacaactagttaCATCCTcatatagtacattttggggcattttagccctggcgagtgtagacatgattttggtgaccaGTTATACACTCAAGTATTGACAtggcaataataataaaggtcTATCTAACAtaaaagcaagtaaaaggggtttggaacagACATGTGACCATGGACAATAAGTCCTAGACAAGCATTACCGGGGCATCCAACATGCAGCCACAAGCAACaagccttggacaagcatgattgTGACACCTGGCATGCGGTATACTAGTGGGCTAACGACGTAAATGAGCCCATTCACACATCCCTTCTCATGATGTCTGCCTCTAATCAACAAACTGGAAAACTCGAATTGAATGACCTGTCTCTTAATCAGTTCGGACTGGTTCGGTGATGCACCATGGGTGGTTcagtttggtttttttttcttccttttttttttctctcattttttgcGGCTTGGCGTTGGCTCAGAACTCAAACTGAGCCAAGCCAAACCGCATACACGCCTAGATGttaagaacacttgtttgtaAGGGTTGTTGACGTTCACGGTTCTTTCTCTTAAGAAGCTTCTGTAAATTTGTATTAGATGCAAGTTGTAACACCAATATCCAACTAGATTTAATTGTCaaatgaacaagaaaacaagatAGGACCCCCTTTGCGTGCTTGGAAAATCAGACAAATTAAAGAAGATTTTTGCGTAGGAAAGGACTCTTAAAAGCTGAAACTTAAATCTGAGAAGGAACTTGGTCCACTTAGGAGACTGATATGCCCGAAAGCTACTTGCTGCTAAGATGTGGTATAGATTGTTCTCTGCCATGAGGGAAAAATATTTGATGTGCTTGTAAAAATCTAGGATGTATATTTTATCACAGTAAAACTCATATCAAATGATTTATACTGGCTATATATTTCCATATTTAGTATGGATCGCCTGCACTCTTAGTTGGCTGTGTGTTAACTGTCATGCAGGTGAGCAGATTAAAGGATGCCATGTCAAAAATCTATCGACAATTAGAGGTACAAGACTGCCCAACGTCCCccaatcttttatattttgaacaGAACATTCAGTTATATggtctctctctatatatatttgcCACGATCTTAAACTATTTTAATCTGTGGCTGCTAGCTTAATGTTGTTACTTATATGGAGTGTTTTGtgaaatttctttcttctcgcTCTTGATTGATCTTTTTCCAACTTTAGATCTTgttatatataaagaatattgaaaataaggtAGGTAGTTAGCAAATTATTTGCAGAAACGAGATGGTCTGAGCTTGaatgtatttttcttctttgaatgTCTCCTCCTTAActaaattgtttttcttttctacgaAATGACTTCCCAATAAAATCTGATAATTTATTATGTCTATTTGAGATACGTAATGTTatcctttttaatattacgTTTCAAATATTCTTCTGTTGGTGGTTTGACTCAAATTCTCTTTTTAAGTTAGGTTCGTTTCTGTAGGTTTTGCCATTCTCTTGTCtatagattaattaatttgcaTCATTAGAGTTTTACGACACCACTTTCATTGAAAATAGGAGATTAAGGAAACCGTGCAGGCAGATTTCCGCCACCAAGTATCACTTCTAGTTCGCCCAATGCATCAGGTCCGTAGCGTGTTCTCATCTGAAATTTGTACTTGTTGTTTTTGcaccttttctttcttttgttatcCATGGAGTAAGGTTGGTGGATGGAAAAATGAGTATATGCGTGTGTGATGCATGTTTATAGGCCCTGGATGCTGCATTTCAACATCATGACGCCGACTTGCAGAAGAGATCAGCAAAGAGCGGAGAAAGGCCCAACGGATACACATAGACAATATCATTATAGACTGATGCCTCTATACCGTTGTTCCTTAGCAATTCTCCTTATAATCCACAAACTAATCATTTCTAGATTTATAGAATAAACTATagaattgaattattatagCCACTCtgactttatatatatattatgggAAGCTATAAGATGTTTATCTTCAGTCatgttttttattgaaattgaaattttcttcaaGGAAAGGTCTATGGATAACTCCCTCTCTTTTCGGTGTCATTGAGATCATCTAGGAttgacttcaatttttttattgaacacAATAAAttgataacttttttttcatctaTTGGTTATTGAGACTGAAACTGATGAAGACAGTTTGAACTTAACCGAACTGGTTCGGTTTTGATTATATAGGTCACCGAGTACCCAATAAAAGCAAGAATCCCGTAAACTCAAAATTGAAAGCACATagtgaagaaaaaagttgagctacgatcaaattttttttttatttgcttggATGGATCACGGTATCGTGTTGAAGGTCTAGTTGACATCTAAAGTATAATATCCTTTAATGTCTAGTTTGACACATTTTGTTCCGAAATACATTTTTGTGTTAACAAAGTTTGATTTCGTATGGAAGTTTAATTCATTCTTGACCCAACCTCACTTtgaaaagagagaggaaaCCTTAGTCATCCTCACATAAATACCTCATTACAGCTCCATTGAAGGTAAGTTCTACCCATTCCTCAAATTTTTAGATTGATACACTTGTTTCCTCTTTGACTATGCATGTGAGTGTGTGGCAAGCACCAGACTCACAACCACAAAGTGAAGACTAGCTGTTTCTATTTGTGTTGATGTGCATCAACAACCAGTTAGTGTAACTCTAAAAGCAGTagtttgttaattaatttataaaagcaggcaagtttaaaataaaagtagggAATCTTGTATATTAATATTAGGGACGCGCACACCTTTGTTGAggactaaaatatatttgtttcatAACCTTTTCCTTGGAGCATAAATATCTTTCTGTCATGCTTCCACTGAGCTCAAAAGCTTAGCAACTAAGGAAGAAATCAAACACTTTTCTCTTCCActttatttcttctctttttctaatttgattCTGAACACTATCCATGGTTCAcccatttaattatttatttgagatgtgaagaaaaatcaaacaaaccaATGCAATTAAGGCTCCCACCGACCATCATGTGTAGATTTCGCACACTTTTCACATAAAGGCAATAGAAAAAGAGGCCTCCCTGCAATTGCATGCCCACTTCTTTGTGCATGAATGAAGGCTTTGTACAATAAAccatataaaaaaagtaaGGTTATGGTAGACAAGTGTAGCTTTTGTAATAGCCAAGAGTATTTGTGTTGGGACAAAGTTGGCAACTCCAAACTACAACTCATTTGATTTATGAGCATTTAGTTTAAGCTCTCTTTCACCGCGCAAATCACTCATGTGCTGTGGACAAAagcttttgcttttgcttttccTATTTCCCCATATATACGCATTACGCGTTCATGCAATTCTCTCCTGCCACACTCACTCACACAACTCTTCacaaagatgaagaacaaggCGTCCCTTCtgttgaagaaaatcacttCCATTTTGGGTGCCATAGCTAAGGCCAAGTCCATGGCCATCAACTCCAAATTCAGCCCCA
This portion of the Cucurbita pepo subsp. pepo cultivar mu-cu-16 chromosome LG08, ASM280686v2, whole genome shotgun sequence genome encodes:
- the LOC111800307 gene encoding probable RNA polymerase II transcription factor B subunit 1-1 isoform X2 translates to MQTERKFVFRPSDPTSASKLDVDFRFIKGHKNTKEGSNKPPWLNLTKDQGGSYIFEFKNFSDLHVCREFVGSALAKSGEAPQAPSEKLVATFPHEQLSKSEMELRMRCLQEDSELQKLHKQFVIGGVLTESEFWAARKKLLERDYSTKSKQLVGFKSSMVLDTKPMSDGRTNKVTFNLTPEIKYQIFALKPAVHQAFLNHVPNKMSEKDFWTKYFRAEYLHSTKNSIAAAAEAAEDEELALFLKDDEILAAETRKKIRRVDPTLDLEADLGDDYTHLPDHGIFRDGGKEITESNNEQCRRTLSQDLNRQGAVVLEGRTIDVDLEDPRTVAEALVRSRHAAEGNEKQIGLDRIARMTAIEDLQAPHSYPFAPLCIKDPRDYFDAQQANAIKTLDDTRAGMQQTKCSLSTTEAYCSLRESISEIKSSGLNHPIIKPEVALMVYNGLTQNISSTKYQLGKNPQESILESLPNPTKEELLHHWISIQELLRHFWSSYPITTSYLYTKVSRLKDAMSKIYRQLEEIKETVQADFRHQVSLLVRPMHQALDAAFQHHDADLQKRSAKSGERPNGYT
- the LOC111800307 gene encoding probable RNA polymerase II transcription factor B subunit 1-1 isoform X1; this translates as MGTKYVQKSAKYKTSVKDPGTPGVLEMTERKFVFRPSDPTSASKLDVDFRFIKGHKNTKEGSNKPPWLNLTKDQGGSYIFEFKNFSDLHVCREFVGSALAKSGEAPQAPSEKLVATFPHEQLSKSEMELRMRCLQEDSELQKLHKQFVIGGVLTESEFWAARKKLLERDYSTKSKQLVGFKSSMVLDTKPMSDGRTNKVTFNLTPEIKYQIFALKPAVHQAFLNHVPNKMSEKDFWTKYFRAEYLHSTKNSIAAAAEAAEDEELALFLKDDEILAAETRKKIRRVDPTLDLEADLGDDYTHLPDHGIFRDGGKEITESNNEQCRRTLSQDLNRQGAVVLEGRTIDVDLEDPRTVAEALVRSRHAAEGNEKQIGLDRIARMTAIEDLQAPHSYPFAPLCIKDPRDYFDAQQANAIKTLDDTRAGMQQTKCSLSTTEAYCSLRESISEIKSSGLNHPIIKPEVALMVYNGLTQNISSTKYQLGKNPQESILESLPNPTKEELLHHWISIQELLRHFWSSYPITTSYLYTKVSRLKDAMSKIYRQLEEIKETVQADFRHQVSLLVRPMHQALDAAFQHHDADLQKRSAKSGERPNGYT